A single region of the Silene latifolia isolate original U9 population chromosome 8, ASM4854445v1, whole genome shotgun sequence genome encodes:
- the LOC141596979 gene encoding coatomer subunit alpha-1-like, producing the protein MLTKFETKSNRVKGLSFHPKRPWILASLHSGVIQLWDYRMGTLIDRFDEHDGPVRGVHFHKSQPLFVSGGDDYKIKVWNYKLHRCLFTLLGHLDYIRTVQFHHEYPWIVSASDDQTIRIWNWQSRTCISVLTGHNHYVMCASFHPKEDLVVSASLDQTVRVWDIGALRKKTVSPADDILRLSHMNTDLFGGVDSVVKYVLEGHDRGVNWASFHPTLPLIVSGADDRLVKIWRMNDTKAWEVDTLRGHLNNVSSVLFHARQDLIVSNSEDKSIRVWDATKRTGLQTFRREHDRFWILTAHPEMNLLAAGHDSGMIVFKLERERPAFAVSGDLVYYVKDRFLRVYEFSTQKDTQVVPIRRPGASILNQSPRTLSYSPTENSILIASDIDGGSYELYVVPKEGWGRGDVSHEAKRGLGGSAVFIARNRFAVLERSSKQVLVKNLKNEMVKKVPLPIPADAIFYAGTGSLLCRAEDRVIVFDLQQRLVLGELQTNLVRYIVWSNDMDSVALLSKHSIIIATKTLEHRCTLHETIRVKSGAWDDNGVFIYTTLNHMKYCLPNGDNGIIKTLDVPLYITKVTGNTIYCLDRDGKNRIITIDATEYYFKLSLLRKRYDQVMGMIKRSELCGQAMIAYLQQKGFPEVALHFVKDEKTRFNLALESGNIEVAVASANVIDDKNHWYRLGVEALRQGNADIVEYAYQKTKNFERLSFLYLITGNVEKLSKMLKIAEVKNNIMGQFHNALYLGDVQERVKILEAAGHLPLAYVTAKAHGLDDVVVRLAAEVGDNIPELPKGKTPLLLMPPSPISCAANWPLLTVMKGIFDGFEYGRQDEPIEGDEDPGEEWGEPLDIEGNGDELSGLDEEEGVPEDGEVGWDLDDLDLPPDVETPKMANNGRSSLFVVPSPGMPISQIWTQNSSLAAEHVAAGNFDAAMRLLNRQLGIKNFAPLKHLFIDLFSGSHSYLLALASAPVVSIALERGWSDSASPNMRRPPALIFGFSQLEEKLRAGYKLTNDGRLSEALRTFVNILHTIPLVVVESRREVDEIKELIAIVKEYVMGLKMELQRRELKDNPIRQQELAAYFTHCNLQLPHVRLALLTAMTNCYKAGNLSTAAIFARRLLDTNPTFEKQAKTARQVLQAAERNMKDTTQLNYDFRNPFVVCGATYVPIYRGQKDVSCPYCTSRFVPAEEGQMCAVCDLAVVGADASGLLCSPSQIR; encoded by the exons ATGCTGACGAAATTTGAAACTAAGAGTAATAGAGTGAAAGGATTGAGTTTTCATCCTAAAAGGCCATGGATCTTGGCGAGTTTACACAGTGGTGTTATCCAATTGTGGGATTATCGTATGGGTACCCTCATTGATCGCTTTGATGAGCACGACGGTCCCGTCCGCGGTGTTCATTTCCATAAATCTCAACCTCTTTTTGTCTCTGGCG GagatgattacaagattaaagtcTGGAATTATAAATTGCATAGATGCCTCTTCACTCTTCTAGGACACCTTGATTATATCCGTACAGTCCAATTTCACCATGAATATCCATGGATTGTTAGCGCTAGTGACGATCAGACCATAAGGATATGGAACTGGCAATCACGCACATGCATTTCTGTCCTAACCGGACACAATCACTATGTTATGTGTGCCTCTTTTCACCCCAAGGAAGACCTTGTGGTTTCTGCTTCACTTGATCAGACAGTTCGTGTTTGGGATATCGGCGCCTTGAGGAAGAAAACGGTGTCTCCTGCAGATGACATTTTGCGACTGAGTCATATGAACACAGATCTATTTGGCGGTGTTGATTCTGTTGTTAAGTATGTCTTAGAGGGTCATGATCGTGGAGTCAACTGGGCTTCTTTCCATCCTACTCTTCCTTTGATCGTTTCTGGTGCTGATGATCGTCTGGTGAAAATATGGCGCATGAATG ATACAAAAGCCTGGGAAGTGGACACTTTGAGAGGGCACCTGAACAATGTTTCTTCTGTGCTATTTCACGCTAGGCAAGATCTTATTGTTTCAAACTCTGAGGACAAAAGTATTCGTGTGTGGGATGCCACAAAGCGAACTGGTCTTCAGACTTTCAGAAGGGAGCATGATCGCTTCTGGATTCTTACAGCTCATCCTGAGATGAACCTTCTGGCTGCTGGTCATGACAGTGGAATGATTGTCTTTAAGCTGGAAAGAGAGCGTCCTGCTTTCGCGGTTAGTGGTGATCTTGTGTATTATGTGAAAGATCGTTTTCTACGTGTTTACGAATTCTCAACCCAAAAGGATACACAAGTCGTCCCCATCCGAAGACCTGGTGCCAGCATACTCAATCAAAGCCCAAGAACTCTTTCATACAGTCCTACAGAGAATTCTATATTGATTGCTTCAGATATAGACGGTGGATCTTATGAACTTTATGTGGTGCCTAAAGAAGGCTGGGGTAGGGGTGATGTGTCGCATGAGGCAAAGAGAGGCCTTGGTGGTTCGGCTGTCTTTATTGCTCGGAACAGGTTTGCTGTATTAGAGAGGAGCAGCAAGCAAGTCTTAGTAAAGAATCTTAAGAACGAAATGGTAAAGAAGGTTCCCCTTCCTATTCCTGCAGATGCTATATTTTATGCAGGAACAG GTAGTCTTCTATGCAGAGCTGAGGATAGGGTAATAGTGTTTGACCTTCAGCAGAGGCTTGTGCTCGGAGAACTCCAAACTAATTTGGTTAGATACATTGTTTGGTCTAATGACATGGATAGTGTTGCTTTGTTGAGCAAACATTCAATAATTATAGCCACGAAGACACTTGAGCACCGTTGCACTCTCCATGAAACAATCCGTGTTAAGAGTGGTGCTTGGGATGACAATGGTGTTTTCATCTATACCACTCTGAATCACATGAAATACTGCCTCCCCAATGGAGATAATGGTATCATTAAGACTCTTGATGTGCCATTATACATTACAAAAGTGACAGGAAACACCATTTACTGCTTAGATAGAGATGGGAAGAACCGTATTATTACTATTGACGCAACGGAATATTATTTCAAACTTTCCCTCCTGAGAAAGAGATATGATCAGGTCATGGGTATGATTAAGCGCTCGGAGCTTTGTGGGCAAGCCATGATTGCCTATCTTCAGCAGAAAGGTTTTCCAGAAGTTGCTCTTCATTTTGTTAAGGATGAGAAGACTCGCTTTAACCTGGCTCTAGAGAGTGGTAATATTGAGGTTGCTGTAGCTTCAGCTAATGTAATTGATGATAAGAATCATTGGTACAGGCTGGGGGTTGAGGCCTTACGTCAAGGCAATGCAGACATAGTGGAGTATGCATATCAAAAGACAAAGAACTTTGAGAGGCTCTCATTCCTCTATCTAATAACTGGAAATGTGGAGAAATTGTCCAAAATGTTGAAAATTGCTGAGGTGAAAAATAATATTATGGGTCAGTTTCACAATGCTCTTTACCTGGGCGACGTCCAGGAGCGTGTAAAGATTCTCGAAGCCGCTGGACATCTCCCTCTTGCTTATGTAACTGCTAAAGCCCATGGGCTTGATGATGTTGTTGTGCGTCTAGCTGCCGAAGTTGGTGATAACATACCTGAGTTACCCAAGGGAAAAACACCACTCCTCTTGATGCCACCTAGCCCAATAAGCTGTGCTGCAAACTGGCCACTACTAACTGTCATGAAGGGAATCTTTGATGGTTTTGAATATGGAAGGCAGGATGAACCAATTGAGGGTGATGAAGATCCTGGAGAGGAGTGGGGTGAACCTTTGGATATCGAGGGTAATGGGGATGAGTTGTCCGGCTTAGACGAAGAGGAGGGAGTTCCCGAAGATGGAGAGGTAGGATGGGATCTTGACGATCTTGACCTTCCACCTGACGTGGAAACTCCCAAGATGGCCAATAACGGGCGATCTTCTCTTTTTGTCGTACCTTCCCCTGGAATGCCCATCAGCCAAATATGGACCCAGAATTCGTCTCTTGCTGCCGAACATGTTGCCGCTGGGAACTTCGATGCTGCTATGCGCTTGCTTAACCGGCAACTTGGAATCAAGAACTTTGCTCCACTCAAGCATCTTTTTATTGATCTATTTTCCGGCAGCCACTCCTACTTGCTTGCTCTTGCTTCTGCACCTGTGGTTTCTATCGCCCTTGAGAGGGGTTGGAGTGATTCCGCCAGCCCTAATATGAGGAGGCCACCTGCCCTTATATTTGGTTTCTCTCAGTTGGAAGAAAAACTAAGGGCTGGCTACAAGTTAACAAATGACGGGAGATTGAGCGAGGCACTTCGGACCTTTGTCAATATACTCCACACTATTCCGTTGGTAGTGGTTGAGTCAAGGAGGGAGGTTGACGAAATCAAGGAACTGATAGCCATAGTCAAAGAGTATGTTATGGGTTTGAAGATGGAGCTTCAGAGAAGGGAACTGAAAGACAACCCAATTCGCCAGCAGGAACTAGCTGCTTATTTCACTCACTGTAACCTTCAGTTGCCTCATGTGAGACTGGCATTACTGACGGCCATGACAAATTGCTATAAAGCCGGGAATCTTAGTACAGCTGCTATTTTTGCACGTCGTCTTCTTGACACTAATCCTACTTTTGAGAAGCAAGCGAAGACAGCTCGACAAGTACTTCAGGCTGCCGAAAGGaacatgaaagatacaactcagcTAAACTATGACTTTAGGAACCCATTTGTGGTTTGTGGGGCCACCTATGTTCCTATATATCGGGGTCAGAAAGATGTGTCCTGTCCTTATTGTACTTCACGATTTGTACCAGCTGAAGAAGGCCAAATGTGTGCTGTTTGTGATCTTGCTGTTGTTGGTGCTGATGCATCCGGCTTGCTTTGCTCTCCTTCTCAAATAAGGTAG